One Acetobacter ghanensis DNA window includes the following coding sequences:
- a CDS encoding amino acid permease, translating to MNATPPPPPHATPNQTAEGYRQGLGKRQIQMISIGGAIGTGLFLGAGSRLQAVGPSLAIVYLVCGVFSFLMLRALGELVMYRPTSGSFVSYAQEFLGDKASYVAGALSFFSWAMTGIVDITAVALYMHFWGVFAAVPQWVMALMALVVITCMNLIGVKWFGEMEFWFSIIKVAALLVFLVVGTAILGLRMPVDGHATGLQLVTEHGGLFPHGILPALVLVQGVVFAYYGIEMIGTAAGECKNVRDVLPAAINNVIWRIMIFYVGTVTLLVLLLPWSSYQAGVSPFVTFFSRLGVPGVDSVMNMVVLTAALSSLNSGLYSTGRVLRALAMNGTAPRYLAHMNRQAVPSAAILTTVAIYLVGVGLNYLLPSQIFEIVLNMASVGIVSTWCFILLCQIRLRQAIRAGRIAPTGFAMPGAPFTAWLTIAFFVSILGMMLFDYPTGTYSILAIPVLAALLFAGWKAASHTPLNVVPQTIPSAELTDDADFTPTPRPDRLGQ from the coding sequence TTGAACGCCACACCCCCGCCACCACCCCATGCCACCCCAAACCAGACGGCGGAAGGTTACCGGCAAGGTCTGGGCAAACGGCAGATCCAGATGATCTCCATTGGAGGGGCCATTGGCACGGGCCTTTTTTTGGGAGCAGGCAGCAGGTTGCAAGCCGTTGGTCCCTCGCTTGCCATTGTGTATCTGGTCTGTGGCGTTTTTTCCTTCCTCATGCTCCGCGCTCTGGGGGAACTGGTTATGTACCGCCCCACCAGCGGCAGCTTTGTTTCTTACGCGCAGGAATTTCTGGGGGATAAAGCCTCCTACGTGGCGGGGGCGCTCTCGTTCTTCAGTTGGGCCATGACGGGTATTGTCGATATTACCGCCGTGGCGCTTTACATGCACTTCTGGGGTGTTTTTGCCGCCGTGCCCCAATGGGTCATGGCGCTTATGGCGCTGGTCGTCATTACCTGCATGAACCTGATTGGCGTTAAATGGTTTGGGGAGATGGAGTTCTGGTTCTCCATCATCAAGGTTGCGGCCCTGCTTGTGTTTCTGGTGGTGGGCACCGCCATTTTGGGCCTGCGTATGCCGGTGGATGGACACGCCACGGGGTTACAGCTTGTTACCGAGCATGGTGGCCTGTTCCCCCACGGTATTCTGCCTGCGCTGGTGCTGGTTCAAGGTGTTGTGTTTGCCTATTACGGCATAGAGATGATCGGCACCGCCGCGGGCGAATGCAAAAACGTGCGGGATGTTCTACCCGCCGCCATTAACAACGTTATTTGGCGGATTATGATTTTTTATGTGGGCACGGTTACGCTGCTGGTCCTGCTGCTGCCCTGGTCCTCCTACCAAGCTGGGGTCAGCCCGTTTGTGACCTTCTTCTCCCGCCTTGGGGTGCCGGGGGTAGATTCGGTCATGAACATGGTGGTGCTGACCGCAGCCCTTTCCAGCCTGAATTCCGGCCTGTATTCCACCGGGCGTGTGCTACGCGCACTGGCCATGAACGGCACAGCCCCCCGGTATCTGGCACATATGAACAGGCAGGCCGTGCCATCCGCCGCTATTCTAACAACAGTTGCCATTTATCTGGTTGGGGTTGGGCTGAACTACCTGCTGCCCTCCCAGATTTTTGAAATTGTTTTGAACATGGCCTCCGTTGGCATTGTCAGCACATGGTGCTTTATCCTGCTTTGCCAGATCAGGCTGCGGCAGGCCATTCGCGCAGGGCGCATTGCCCCCACGGGTTTTGCCATGCCGGGTGCGCCGTTTACCGCTTGGCTGACCATTGCCTTTTTTGTCAGCATTCTGGGCATGATGCTGTTTGACTACCCAACAGGCACCTACTCCATTCTGGCCATCCCCGTACTGGCCGCCCTGCTGTTTGCGGGGTGGAAGGCGGCCAGCCATACTCCGCTTAACGTGGTGCCCCAGACCATTCCCTCGGCAGAATTAACGGATGATGCCGACTTTACCCCCACACCCAGACCCGACCGTTTGGGCCAGTAA
- a CDS encoding TetR/AcrR family transcriptional regulator: MKTHKTLTNDPEAVKNGLLDAAAEILATDSVQKLTLSLVAQKAGVSKGGLLHHFPNKEQLLDGLFRRELDLMRQEMLTAMQNDPLETGRAARAYIGLCNPNPPADKSYLILRQLLSVMLSDYQLSQEWTRIYWDTIKSTGLFKDSSPLSLMCCLAADGMFLWEMLGIEKIDGFNTDDFYKLADKITRSTE, from the coding sequence ATGAAGACGCATAAGACCCTTACCAACGACCCGGAAGCCGTTAAAAACGGCCTTCTGGATGCCGCAGCCGAGATACTGGCAACAGACAGTGTGCAAAAGCTCACACTCAGTCTGGTTGCCCAAAAAGCGGGTGTGAGCAAAGGCGGCCTTCTGCACCACTTCCCCAACAAGGAGCAGCTTCTGGACGGGTTATTCCGCCGTGAGCTTGACCTGATGCGGCAGGAAATGCTGACCGCCATGCAAAACGACCCGCTAGAAACCGGGCGGGCCGCGCGGGCCTATATCGGCTTATGTAACCCCAATCCCCCAGCGGACAAAAGCTACCTTATTCTGCGGCAGCTTTTGTCCGTCATGCTGTCGGACTACCAGTTGTCTCAGGAATGGACGCGGATTTACTGGGACACCATCAAATCCACCGGGCTCTTCAAGGACAGTTCTCCCCTCAGCCTCATGTGCTGCCTGGCAGCAGATGGCATGTTCCTGTGGGAAATGCTCGGTATTGAAAAAATAGATGGCTTCAATACTGACGATTTTTACAAACTGGCCGATAAAATAACCAGATCAACAGAATAA
- a CDS encoding glycosyltransferase produces the protein MPANKISIGVVLRDFRLGGSERVAIGLANCWSMLGFPVTVFVGRAEGDMQDLLHPGITVHNAALSPHIPDGKLGDKTAHAAEQYFYAHPVKACYVPGNGHWPVARRLARLPLPLRPVIVTQVSSPIFKKGRKAIGQWLYNMRMRFLLRYSDHVVTISQLLARNTRTVLRRNDINVIPLPVVWDPQPPRPVPTGTQEILAAGRLVPIKGFDLLIQAIALVKQHIPTIHLTICGKGPEHANLTELIRKLGLQSNVTLQGYVSCIRPWLDRSRLFVLSSYAESYAAVLVEALAAGRQTISTDCTPAVEDLLQNPDTGAVVPVGDAPALAEAILRTLKTSPPSCTYLANLVRSFHLTSGANRYLSLMSRYRYDPVPN, from the coding sequence GTGCCTGCAAACAAAATTTCCATTGGTGTTGTACTCCGGGACTTCAGACTGGGAGGCAGCGAGCGGGTGGCTATTGGCCTTGCCAACTGCTGGTCCATGCTGGGTTTTCCCGTAACTGTTTTTGTCGGCCGGGCAGAAGGGGATATGCAGGATTTACTGCACCCCGGCATTACCGTGCACAATGCGGCGCTCTCCCCCCATATTCCAGATGGCAAACTGGGCGACAAAACAGCCCATGCGGCCGAGCAGTATTTTTATGCTCACCCGGTCAAAGCCTGTTATGTGCCGGGGAATGGCCATTGGCCCGTGGCACGCCGCTTGGCACGCCTGCCTCTTCCGCTGCGGCCTGTTATTGTTACGCAGGTCAGTTCACCCATCTTCAAAAAAGGGCGGAAGGCCATAGGGCAATGGCTTTACAACATGCGTATGCGCTTTCTGTTACGCTACAGTGACCATGTTGTGACCATAAGCCAGCTTCTGGCGCGCAATACCCGCACCGTGCTCAGGCGGAACGACATTAACGTTATCCCCCTGCCCGTTGTATGGGACCCACAACCGCCCCGCCCCGTGCCCACCGGCACGCAGGAAATTCTGGCAGCCGGACGGCTGGTGCCCATTAAAGGGTTCGACCTGCTTATTCAGGCCATTGCGCTGGTCAAACAGCATATTCCCACCATCCACCTGACCATCTGCGGCAAAGGGCCAGAACATGCCAACCTGACGGAACTCATCCGCAAGTTGGGCCTTCAGTCCAATGTAACGCTTCAGGGGTATGTCTCGTGCATTCGGCCGTGGCTGGATAGAAGCCGGCTGTTTGTGCTGTCCTCCTACGCGGAGAGCTACGCCGCCGTACTGGTTGAGGCACTGGCCGCCGGACGCCAGACAATTAGCACGGACTGCACACCTGCGGTGGAAGACCTACTGCAAAACCCCGATACGGGGGCCGTTGTCCCCGTTGGCGACGCACCAGCACTGGCCGAGGCCATCCTGCGCACACTCAAAACGTCCCCACCCTCATGCACGTATCTGGCAAACCTCGTCAGGTCTTTTCATCTCACCAGCGGGGCAAACCGGTATCTTTCTCTTATGTCCCGCTACCGCTACGACCCCGTGCCGAATTAA
- a CDS encoding RcnB family protein, with product MIFKAKSSMAFLMGLALAAAPLAAHAQHGPGGPGGGGGPGDGHGRGGPGGGGFHGGGRGGPGGGWGGGPRGGPHGGMWRSGDRYDGGGIFVDNWRGYRGLYAPPPGYRWINYGGSFLLAAIATGIISNVITGGAYPATPYPVATPYPAYGAYPVAPAPVPYPPPPGY from the coding sequence ATGATCTTCAAGGCAAAAAGTTCAATGGCGTTCCTTATGGGGCTGGCGCTGGCGGCGGCCCCACTTGCCGCGCACGCACAACATGGCCCCGGCGGGCCGGGCGGCGGTGGCGGTCCGGGCGATGGGCACGGTCGCGGTGGCCCCGGTGGCGGCGGCTTTCATGGTGGTGGAAGAGGTGGTCCTGGCGGTGGTTGGGGCGGCGGTCCACGGGGAGGCCCGCATGGCGGCATGTGGCGCTCGGGCGACCGGTATGATGGTGGCGGTATTTTTGTGGACAACTGGCGCGGTTACCGTGGCCTGTATGCTCCCCCGCCGGGTTACCGCTGGATCAACTATGGTGGCAGCTTTTTGCTGGCGGCCATTGCCACGGGCATTATTTCCAATGTGATTACGGGCGGGGCTTACCCGGCTACGCCGTACCCCGTTGCCACACCGTACCCCGCGTATGGTGCTTATCCGGTGGCGCCGGCACCTGTGCCGTATCCCCCTCCACCGGGTTACTGA
- a CDS encoding 23S rRNA (pseudouridine(1915)-N(3))-methyltransferase RlmH, which translates to MRLVAVGRMKDKSERALVERYLKRLRPALDIVELPDGRGSPDEIKRREAQAILAACPAQSLVVALDEGGRTYSSVAFATTMQTWQATGRTPCFVIGGAEGLDASVLQRAGATLSFGTLTWPHMLVRIMLVEQIYRAQAIAAGHPYHRAGRPD; encoded by the coding sequence ATGAGGCTGGTGGCAGTCGGGCGTATGAAGGACAAATCCGAGCGCGCGCTGGTCGAGCGGTACCTCAAACGCCTGCGCCCGGCGCTGGATATTGTGGAACTGCCCGACGGGCGCGGTAGCCCGGACGAGATCAAACGCCGCGAGGCGCAGGCCATTCTGGCGGCCTGCCCGGCCCAGAGCCTTGTTGTGGCGCTGGATGAGGGCGGGCGCACCTACAGCAGTGTGGCTTTTGCCACCACCATGCAGACATGGCAGGCCACGGGCCGCACGCCCTGTTTTGTTATTGGTGGGGCAGAGGGGCTGGATGCCTCTGTTTTGCAAAGGGCCGGGGCGACCCTCTCCTTTGGCACACTCACATGGCCGCACATGCTGGTACGGATTATGCTGGTAGAGCAGATTTACCGTGCGCAGGCCATTGCGGCAGGCCACCCGTACCATAGGGCTGGCAGGCCGGATTAA
- the rsfS gene encoding ribosome silencing factor — translation MTTKPPAETPARARPSTASARGGRTAASRAAAVSGAAAAPGSVRKKAAAAGPKKPTKREAVAPDLLEQSLVIITTSLEDDKAEDLVVIDLTGRASFADKMVIATGLADRQIAAMAQHIERKLRDIGIKRVLVEGANGSDWVLLDTGDIVVHLFKPEARTLYGLEKMWGAELDESNEDGVTRL, via the coding sequence ATAACCACCAAGCCACCCGCCGAGACGCCGGCACGCGCCCGCCCGTCCACGGCCTCCGCCCGAGGGGGCCGCACGGCCGCCTCCCGCGCCGCCGCAGTTTCTGGAGCCGCTGCTGCTCCGGGGTCTGTTCGTAAAAAAGCTGCCGCTGCCGGGCCTAAAAAACCCACCAAGCGCGAGGCGGTGGCCCCCGATCTGCTGGAGCAGTCGCTGGTTATCATCACCACCAGTCTGGAAGATGACAAGGCGGAAGATCTGGTTGTCATCGACCTGACCGGCCGCGCATCCTTTGCCGACAAGATGGTGATCGCCACAGGTCTGGCTGACCGCCAGATTGCCGCCATGGCCCAGCATATTGAGCGCAAACTGCGTGATATTGGCATCAAGCGTGTGCTGGTTGAAGGCGCTAATGGTTCCGACTGGGTGCTGCTGGATACGGGGGACATTGTGGTCCACCTGTTCAAGCCCGAAGCACGCACGCTGTATGGTCTGGAAAAAATGTGGGGTGCGGAACTGGATGAAAGCAACGAAGACGGCGTAACCCGTCTGTAA
- a CDS encoding nicotinate-nucleotide adenylyltransferase translates to MGGSGQGANLPTWGDNRRSRVGLLGGSFNPGHRWHQAIARRALRELRLDQVWLMVSPGNPLKAGREMASFATRLATARQLADGRHVVATDLEARLGTRYTVDTLARLKARFPHVRFVWLMGADGLVTLPRWKHWRQLVQAVPLAVFPRPGQNVAALGGLAAHYLARWRVPARQAARLATLSPPAWAFLPGVQNSISATAIRQRGGFDATTDQPTTPQVI, encoded by the coding sequence ATGGGGGGCAGCGGGCAGGGGGCCAACCTGCCCACATGGGGGGATAACCGCCGTAGCCGCGTTGGTTTGCTGGGGGGGTCATTCAACCCCGGTCACAGGTGGCATCAGGCCATTGCCCGTCGCGCCCTGCGTGAATTACGGCTCGATCAGGTTTGGCTGATGGTCTCTCCCGGTAATCCGCTTAAGGCGGGGCGGGAGATGGCGTCTTTTGCCACCCGTTTGGCAACAGCTCGCCAACTGGCGGATGGGCGGCATGTGGTGGCGACGGATCTGGAAGCCCGACTCGGTACCCGTTATACGGTGGATACGCTGGCCCGGCTTAAGGCCCGTTTTCCCCATGTGCGGTTTGTATGGCTGATGGGGGCAGATGGTTTGGTAACCCTGCCCCGCTGGAAGCACTGGCGGCAACTGGTCCAGGCCGTGCCTTTGGCGGTTTTCCCCCGTCCGGGGCAGAATGTTGCGGCTTTGGGCGGTCTGGCGGCGCATTATCTGGCCCGCTGGCGCGTGCCTGCACGGCAGGCAGCACGGCTTGCCACACTTTCCCCCCCAGCTTGGGCTTTCCTTCCGGGGGTACAAAACAGTATATCTGCAACAGCCATTCGTCAGCGGGGCGGGTTTGACGCCACCACGGATCAGCCCACCACCCCACAAGTTATCTAG
- a CDS encoding glutamate-5-semialdehyde dehydrogenase, with product MNTEEDSRLHMATAEAHAPAQGVPSPCPMHGLAHRARLAARTLAQSSSSERDKALWAAASALRESAATILEANARDLEASTANAAFRDRLTLTPERVEAMARGLENIADLPDPVGQILEEWSRPNGLRIRKVATPVGVIGVIYESRPNVGADAAGLCIKSGNAILLRGGSESLHSARAIHAAMQTGLRNAGLPEDAVLIAPDSDRRHVADMLTASGLVDLIIPRGGRSLVERVQREARVPVLAHAEGLCHTYVHAAADHAMARRIVLNAKMRRVGICGATETLLVDAAIASVLLPQIVADLAEHGCTFKADAAAREIMPDLPAATEKDFATEWLDAVLNVAVVDGVDEALDHIARFGSSHTEAIVTADEAVAVRFMNGVTSAVVMWNASTQFCDGGEFGFGAEIGIATGRFHARGPVGVEQLTTFRYEVIGNGQVRP from the coding sequence ATGAATACGGAGGAAGACAGTCGGCTGCACATGGCCACGGCAGAAGCGCACGCACCCGCACAGGGCGTGCCATCGCCATGCCCCATGCACGGTCTGGCGCACAGGGCCAGGCTGGCGGCCCGCACGCTGGCGCAAAGTTCTTCCTCCGAACGGGACAAGGCCTTGTGGGCCGCAGCCAGTGCGCTGCGTGAGTCTGCGGCCACCATTCTGGAGGCCAACGCGCGCGATCTGGAGGCATCAACGGCCAATGCCGCCTTCCGCGACCGCCTGACCCTGACCCCGGAGCGGGTGGAGGCTATGGCCCGTGGGCTGGAAAACATTGCCGATCTGCCCGACCCCGTAGGGCAGATACTGGAGGAATGGTCCCGCCCCAATGGTCTGCGTATTCGCAAGGTGGCCACACCCGTAGGCGTTATTGGCGTTATTTACGAAAGTCGGCCCAATGTGGGGGCGGATGCAGCGGGCCTGTGCATTAAATCCGGCAATGCCATCCTGCTGCGTGGTGGGTCCGAGAGCCTGCATAGTGCACGCGCCATTCATGCCGCCATGCAAACAGGGCTGCGTAACGCGGGCCTGCCAGAAGATGCGGTGCTGATTGCCCCGGATTCTGACCGCAGGCATGTGGCGGATATGCTTACCGCATCTGGCCTTGTGGACCTGATTATTCCGCGTGGGGGGCGTTCTCTGGTGGAGCGTGTGCAGCGCGAGGCCCGCGTGCCCGTTCTGGCTCATGCGGAAGGGCTGTGCCACACCTATGTGCACGCGGCGGCGGACCACGCCATGGCGCGGCGTATTGTGCTGAACGCCAAAATGCGCCGTGTGGGCATTTGTGGCGCGACCGAAACCCTGTTGGTTGACGCGGCCATTGCCTCCGTGTTGCTGCCGCAGATTGTGGCTGATCTGGCCGAGCATGGCTGCACCTTTAAGGCCGATGCTGCGGCGCGGGAGATTATGCCCGACCTGCCCGCCGCAACCGAGAAGGACTTTGCAACCGAGTGGCTGGATGCGGTGCTGAACGTGGCGGTTGTGGACGGCGTGGACGAGGCGCTGGACCATATTGCCCGCTTTGGCTCCTCCCACACCGAGGCCATTGTGACGGCGGATGAGGCCGTTGCCGTCCGCTTTATGAACGGTGTGACCAGCGCCGTGGTTATGTGGAACGCCTCTACCCAGTTCTGTGATGGGGGTGAATTCGGCTTTGGGGCGGAAATTGGCATTGCCACCGGGCGCTTCCATGCACGTGGCCCGGTGGGTGTGGAACAGCTGACAACCTTCCGTTACGAGGTTATCGGCAACGGTCAGGTTCGTCCCTGA
- the ychF gene encoding redox-regulated ATPase YchF, whose protein sequence is MGFNCGIVGLPNVGKSTLFNALTATATAQAANYPFCTIEPNVGRVAVPDPRLDKLVVIGKSQREVPTSLEFVDIAGLVRGASRGEGLGNQFLANIREVDAIIHVLRCFEDDDITHVEGGVDPVRDAEIIETELMLADLDSLEKRLPALEKRARNKDAEATAQLAIMDPILAALRDGKPARTAIPAGEEETVRRLQLMTSKPVLYVCNVDEDSAATGNAFSEKVKAKAEAEGAAVVIVSAAIEAEVSQLEDEERREFLEGLGLKDSGLDRVIAAGYKLLGLNTYFTVGPKEARAWTITVGTKAPQAAAVIHNDFERGFIACETIAFDDYVRYGGEAGAKEAGRLRIEGRDYVVQDGDVLLFRFNV, encoded by the coding sequence ATGGGATTTAACTGCGGTATTGTAGGTCTGCCCAACGTGGGCAAGTCCACCCTGTTCAACGCGCTTACAGCAACGGCAACGGCGCAGGCCGCCAACTACCCGTTCTGCACGATTGAGCCAAACGTGGGCCGCGTGGCCGTGCCAGACCCCCGGTTGGACAAGCTGGTGGTTATTGGCAAGTCCCAGCGCGAAGTGCCCACAAGCCTTGAGTTTGTGGATATTGCAGGCCTTGTGCGCGGCGCATCCCGCGGGGAAGGGCTGGGCAACCAGTTCCTTGCCAATATCCGCGAGGTGGACGCCATTATCCACGTTCTGCGTTGCTTCGAGGATGATGACATCACCCATGTCGAAGGCGGCGTGGACCCCGTGCGTGATGCTGAAATTATTGAAACCGAGCTGATGCTGGCAGATCTGGACTCGCTGGAAAAGCGCCTGCCCGCACTGGAAAAGCGCGCCCGCAACAAGGACGCGGAGGCCACGGCCCAGCTTGCCATTATGGACCCCATTCTGGCCGCCCTGCGTGATGGCAAACCCGCCCGCACCGCCATCCCCGCCGGGGAGGAGGAAACGGTCCGCCGTCTCCAGCTCATGACCTCCAAGCCCGTGCTGTATGTGTGCAATGTGGACGAGGATTCCGCCGCTACAGGCAATGCGTTCTCCGAAAAGGTGAAGGCAAAGGCCGAAGCCGAAGGGGCTGCGGTGGTTATTGTCTCCGCTGCCATTGAGGCCGAAGTGAGCCAGCTTGAAGATGAGGAACGGCGTGAGTTCCTTGAAGGGCTGGGTCTGAAGGATAGCGGGTTGGACCGCGTTATTGCCGCCGGGTACAAGCTGCTGGGGCTGAACACCTACTTTACGGTTGGCCCCAAGGAAGCCCGCGCATGGACCATTACGGTCGGCACCAAGGCGCCACAGGCTGCTGCTGTTATTCACAATGATTTTGAGCGTGGCTTTATTGCCTGCGAAACCATCGCATTTGACGATTATGTTCGTTATGGTGGGGAGGCAGGCGCCAAGGAAGCCGGGCGTCTGCGTATTGAAGGGCGGGATTACGTTGTTCAGGATGGTGACGTTCTGCTCTTCCGCTTTAATGTCTGA
- the pth gene encoding aminoacyl-tRNA hydrolase codes for MLLWVGLGNPESSMRRHRHNVGFMAVEAIAARYGFSPWRNRFRGEVAEGRIGGHKVLLLLPMTYMNRSGESVQEAAAFYKIAPEQITVFHDELDLAPGKLRIKRGGGAAGHNGLRSTDKMLGTPDYWRVRIGIGHPGAKERVHGWVLGNFTQTDQQEWLDHLLDRMADAAPLLAEGHADRFMTQVALPQGSKG; via the coding sequence ATGCTGCTCTGGGTCGGACTGGGTAATCCCGAGTCCTCCATGCGCCGGCACCGGCACAATGTTGGTTTCATGGCGGTTGAGGCTATTGCCGCCAGATATGGTTTTTCGCCCTGGCGCAATCGCTTTAGGGGCGAGGTGGCCGAAGGCCGCATAGGTGGTCATAAGGTGCTGCTGCTGCTGCCCATGACCTATATGAACCGCTCGGGCGAGAGCGTGCAGGAGGCTGCCGCTTTTTACAAAATAGCCCCCGAGCAGATAACAGTTTTTCATGACGAGCTGGACCTGGCTCCGGGCAAGTTGCGCATCAAGCGTGGCGGCGGCGCTGCGGGCCATAACGGTTTACGCTCGACAGACAAAATGCTGGGCACGCCGGACTACTGGCGCGTACGCATTGGCATAGGCCACCCCGGCGCCAAGGAACGGGTGCATGGCTGGGTGCTTGGTAATTTTACACAGACAGACCAGCAGGAATGGCTCGATCATTTGCTGGACCGCATGGCCGATGCCGCCCCGCTGCTGGCGGAAGGTCATGCTGACCGGTTTATGACTCAGGTTGCACTGCCACAAGGGAGCAAGGGCTGA